From Lysobacter auxotrophicus, the proteins below share one genomic window:
- a CDS encoding response regulator transcription factor, translating into MRVLVIEDNLSVVTNLFEYFEARGYTMDAAPDGVTGLHLATNQEFDVVLLDWMLPRMDGPEVLGRLREVGRDTPVIMLTAKDELPDKIAGFRAGADDYVTKPFQLPELEVRIEALVARAKGRGRLTLLRVADLTYDVSKLEAERGGRILALYPASRKLLEVLMRASPATVPRERLEHAVWGDEPPDGNMLRSHIYDLRQSVDGPFPTKLIQTVSRVGYRIAEPHSEDLERGLEN; encoded by the coding sequence ATGCGCGTGCTTGTCATTGAAGACAACCTAAGTGTTGTCACAAATCTGTTCGAGTACTTCGAAGCGCGTGGCTACACCATGGATGCGGCACCGGATGGCGTTACGGGCCTGCACTTGGCCACAAACCAAGAGTTCGACGTTGTTCTGTTGGACTGGATGCTGCCTCGTATGGATGGCCCTGAGGTGCTTGGCCGCCTCCGAGAGGTGGGGCGCGATACGCCTGTGATAATGCTGACCGCCAAAGACGAGCTGCCCGACAAGATCGCCGGCTTTCGAGCAGGGGCCGACGATTACGTGACTAAGCCGTTTCAGCTGCCAGAGCTTGAGGTCCGCATTGAGGCGCTGGTCGCGCGGGCGAAGGGTCGCGGCAGATTGACTCTCTTACGGGTGGCGGACCTAACGTACGACGTAAGTAAGCTTGAAGCTGAGCGCGGGGGGCGCATCCTCGCGCTGTATCCGGCTTCGCGAAAGCTGCTGGAGGTTCTCATGCGTGCCAGTCCCGCAACTGTTCCCCGTGAACGTCTTGAACACGCGGTATGGGGCGATGAGCCGCCCGATGGCAATATGCTGCGCTCCCACATCTACGACCTGCGGCAAAGCGTTGATGGTCCGTTTCCGACGAAGCTGATTCAAACAGTTTCGCGTGTCGGCTACCGAATCGCAGAGCCGCATTCGGAGGATTTAGAACGCGGCCTGGAGAACTGA
- a CDS encoding response regulator has product MQVLVVEDSLPLAEAMAEALTHDGHAVWYTGHARRALQWVCEGHFDCATLDFRLGHEDTAEIADLLTKRSVPFFFSTGSDRTELPARFGCHLILKKPFTVEALLALVNKVGAH; this is encoded by the coding sequence ATGCAGGTCCTCGTTGTAGAAGACTCACTGCCATTGGCCGAGGCCATGGCAGAAGCATTGACACATGACGGCCACGCCGTCTGGTACACCGGACATGCGAGGCGTGCCCTACAGTGGGTGTGCGAAGGCCACTTCGATTGTGCCACTCTCGATTTCAGGCTCGGGCACGAGGACACCGCAGAAATTGCGGACCTCCTGACGAAGCGAAGCGTTCCCTTCTTCTTTTCCACCGGCTCCGACCGGACGGAACTCCCAGCCCGATTTGGATGTCATCTGATCCTGAAAAAGCCGTTCACGGTTGAGGCACTACTTGCTCTGGTCAACAAAGTGGGGGCACATTAG
- a CDS encoding fasciclin domain-containing protein, with protein sequence MSTMTNNNTKNLVDTAAANGSFKTFGKAIERAGMSETLRGDGPFTVFAPTDAAFEKLPSGKLDNLFKPENKEELVSLLNYHVVSGRKSVADVGKWEAARTVNGQSAPITLANDKVSIDGAQVTSADIASSNGVIHGIDKVNIPTKQ encoded by the coding sequence ATGAGCACCATGACCAACAACAACACCAAGAACCTCGTCGACACGGCTGCGGCCAACGGGTCCTTCAAGACCTTCGGCAAGGCCATCGAACGCGCTGGGATGAGCGAAACCCTCCGTGGCGACGGCCCGTTCACGGTCTTCGCACCGACCGATGCAGCATTCGAAAAGCTTCCGTCCGGCAAGCTGGACAATCTCTTCAAACCCGAGAACAAGGAAGAACTCGTCTCGCTGTTGAATTACCACGTGGTCAGCGGTCGCAAGTCAGTGGCAGATGTCGGCAAGTGGGAGGCTGCCAGGACGGTGAACGGCCAGTCCGCCCCGATCACGCTGGCCAACGACAAGGTCAGCATCGACGGCGCTCAGGTCACCTCTGCCGACATCGCCTCCAGCAACGGGGTCATTCACGGCATCGACAAGGTCAACATTCCAACCAAGCAGTAA
- a CDS encoding EamA family transporter produces the protein MPPWSSWVPWALLSACFAALTAVLAKLGVRDVDSNLATAIRTIIVVLLLVPAVVATGQWSNPFSLPPRTLAFLALSAAATGASWLCYFRALQLADVTKVALVDKTSVVLVILFAFVLLGERPSGRDWTAIALVLVGIGMLVLKR, from the coding sequence GTGCCACCTTGGTCAAGTTGGGTACCCTGGGCGCTATTGTCCGCTTGCTTTGCTGCACTGACGGCAGTCCTAGCAAAACTAGGGGTTCGGGACGTGGACTCCAACCTAGCTACGGCAATTCGCACGATCATCGTAGTTCTTCTGCTGGTGCCCGCCGTCGTGGCCACAGGTCAATGGTCCAATCCGTTCTCATTGCCGCCACGCACACTTGCATTCCTCGCACTGTCCGCTGCGGCTACGGGCGCGTCATGGCTGTGCTACTTCCGCGCCTTGCAACTCGCCGACGTGACCAAGGTCGCGCTCGTGGATAAAACCAGTGTGGTACTCGTGATCTTGTTCGCATTCGTACTTCTCGGCGAGCGCCCATCGGGAAGGGACTGGACTGCGATTGCACTAGTGCTTGTGGGGATTGGAATGCTGGTGCTCAAGAGATGA
- a CDS encoding DUF1254 domain-containing protein, which yields MRSLHIAVAAFASSAVLLTSCQRTDTPPSTAASPTTVAPAETVATTQVPAPNSAAGIAGTPSGTVMTPGYIETMGRMIYVWGWPLVNHYNRAMALADLPEPGRNGGVLPVAPPGSISMLTDYIQADQKFVTCPNQDTVYGAGYQHLDTQPVVIQVPDFGKRFFVYQMADSRTESFCSIGQQYGSKPGFYLLVGPKWKGDVPKGITATCRSSTDLVAVLPRIFMDDTPEDRAIVRPLVNQVVLYPLDQFDGKMKVKDWSKTPVFPAPKVEGPGEMKFVLPEKFFDELPAVMKGVPPLPGEEALYATAQSLLDAAAKDPKIKEQLTRIAVATEKDVIAPLFEFRNNGRPVGNGWTSPPNGARWGFDYLSRTASAKSNIYDNAPNETRYIYTDVDASGTRLNGASGSAYTVTFPKGQTPPVKGFWSLTLYNKHHLFEPNSLNRFGVGTKNKDLKLGEDGSLTLYVQHASPGPDLESNWLPAPADEFSLYIRAYWPEAAITEGRWTPPAVTRVR from the coding sequence ATGCGTTCGCTGCATATCGCCGTCGCTGCATTTGCGTCCAGCGCCGTGCTCCTCACCAGTTGCCAGCGGACGGACACGCCGCCCTCGACAGCCGCCTCGCCCACGACGGTCGCGCCCGCCGAAACGGTCGCGACGACGCAGGTGCCTGCGCCCAACTCCGCGGCCGGCATTGCCGGCACCCCATCGGGCACGGTGATGACGCCGGGCTATATCGAAACCATGGGCCGGATGATCTACGTGTGGGGCTGGCCGTTGGTAAACCACTACAACCGCGCCATGGCGCTTGCGGATCTGCCCGAGCCCGGCCGCAACGGCGGCGTGTTGCCAGTGGCGCCACCGGGCTCCATCAGCATGCTGACCGACTACATCCAGGCCGACCAGAAGTTCGTAACGTGTCCCAATCAGGACACCGTCTACGGGGCCGGCTATCAGCACCTCGACACGCAGCCGGTCGTCATCCAGGTGCCGGATTTCGGAAAACGCTTCTTCGTCTATCAGATGGCCGATTCGCGCACCGAATCGTTCTGCTCGATCGGCCAGCAGTACGGCAGCAAGCCCGGTTTCTATCTTTTGGTCGGACCGAAGTGGAAGGGCGATGTACCCAAGGGGATCACTGCCACATGCCGCTCATCGACCGATCTGGTCGCAGTGCTGCCGCGCATCTTCATGGACGACACTCCCGAGGACCGCGCGATCGTGCGTCCTTTGGTCAACCAAGTGGTGCTGTACCCGCTGGATCAGTTCGATGGAAAGATGAAGGTAAAGGACTGGTCGAAAACCCCGGTCTTCCCCGCGCCAAAGGTCGAAGGCCCGGGCGAAATGAAGTTCGTCCTGCCTGAGAAGTTCTTCGACGAACTGCCCGCCGTCATGAAGGGCGTTCCGCCGCTACCGGGCGAGGAAGCCCTATACGCGACCGCACAGTCATTGCTCGACGCAGCGGCGAAAGACCCGAAGATCAAGGAACAGTTGACCCGGATTGCCGTGGCGACCGAAAAGGACGTGATCGCGCCACTGTTCGAGTTCCGCAACAATGGCCGGCCGGTCGGCAATGGCTGGACGTCTCCGCCCAACGGCGCGCGGTGGGGCTTCGACTACCTCTCGCGCACGGCATCGGCGAAGTCCAACATCTACGACAATGCGCCTAATGAAACCCGCTATATCTATACCGACGTGGATGCCAGCGGCACGCGGCTCAACGGGGCGAGTGGGAGCGCCTACACCGTAACGTTCCCGAAGGGTCAGACGCCGCCGGTGAAGGGGTTCTGGTCGCTGACGCTATACAACAAGCACCACCTGTTCGAGCCCAACTCGCTCAACCGCTTCGGCGTGGGCACCAAGAACAAGGACCTCAAACTTGGTGAGGACGGTTCGTTGACGCTGTATGTCCAGCACGCCTCGCCCGGTCCCGACCTGGAGAGCAACTGGTTGCCGGCACCGGCGGATGAGTTCTCGCTCTATATCCGTGCGTACTGGCCGGAGGCTGCAATCACTGAAGGCCGTTGGACGCCCCCTGCAGTAACCCGGGTGCGCTGA